A window of Punica granatum isolate Tunisia-2019 chromosome 8, ASM765513v2, whole genome shotgun sequence genomic DNA:
atatatatatatatatatagaatatgaCTAGGGTGCGGTGCCAATAACCGTTTGATGCGGTTATGCGGTGCAAAACGCGATGCGGGTATCTGTGATTTCgggcttttatttatttattattattaacacCATTGCCATTCCCTTATTTCCATCATTACTGCATGCTTTTGGTAAACACATGCATGTCCGCTATTTTCCTTCATAGGCCGATTGTTCTTTCTAAAGATAAAAGCAGTTTAACTGACTTTCGGACAGGCATGGAGCCCCCGAATGATGTTTATTTTTCACGTGCCCCCACCCGTATGATAGCATACTGTCCTCGACACGAGGATCGCACTATATGTTGTATCGTCACGTGAACGGGATGAATATTGCACTTCACTGACGATAGCATAACTTgcattatgaattttttatatttgccACGTTGTCATGTGCTAGAATCTACTGTATAtttccaattaaaaaaaacagaatAAGAAATGGCATGTTATTAGAAAGATTCTCGATTTAAATTGGCCGCGTCAGCCCTAAATCAAGTGCTTTCATTGGTAATTATAGCATACTATCCTCGTCAATTGGACAATTGGACTACTATATTGTCCTGTGATCAAGATGAATGTTGTAGTTCACCCGCGACAGCGTAATGCTATGTCATTAACTTTTACATTCGGCACACTATTGTGGGATGGAATGTATTGTGTATTTTCGATTAAAGAAAGGAATCAAAAATAGCATATTGGGAAGATTCCGGAATTAGATTCGCCAGGCCAGCCCTACTTTACGCGCCTCTCAGCGCGTCGACAGAAAACTCCATCGGTCGTGGCACGTGTGCGGGTAGTTCGCAGCGGGTGCGTCAAAGAGATCGGACCTCCACGTCCGCACGTGTCATCGCTGACGCAGGCGGGGCCCGCAGAACTATTGCTTCGACGGACTATGATTCCCGTCTTGGCACCGTAATTTCTGATTCTCCGATAAGCAGTCTCCGCTCTTTGGATGATTTACAGAAAAGTCCACATCACTTTCCTAAATCAGTCAAAGAACTCCACGTAAACGCACATTCCCACCACTGACAATTACGATTCGCGTGCTATGGTCATCAATCATCGTAGGCCTCTTCTGGTTCCTTTCCATCATCGGCCGGTGTCAACTACTTGTTAGGATCAGTAGTTCAATTCATAAAAAAACGTATTTCTATTTATCAAAAGACAAATTGAAATATCGTAATTACTCGAATAGGGCGAACTTATAGTTTAATATATTTGAGTACTTGACCATTAGGATTTGTCGAAGTAAATGACAGTATGTAGAATCGTGATACACGTCATATCCAAATTGAAAAGCGCCTTGGAATGTAAGAGAGACTTCCGTAAATTAAAATGGACATTTATATTACAAAGAGCTAAGGTTTTATTATTGACTTTGATCAAGGGAAATGCGATGTATACATGGAATCAAAATATACTATACTTGATGATAAAAACTTCTTATTGACATCTTATCGATCTTATTAGATAAAAAGTTTCATTTTTCGGTAAAATCACAAATTTCTATCCCTTTTCTTCTCGTGGTCAAATCATATCACAGTATATTATTTCCGGCGTCCTCATCAGAGGCGGCGGCGCCGGCGGCGAACTGTCACtcttaaatttatatatcccaatgaatttttgaatttatctctaacttaaaagctcaaattGATAGGATATAATATCGGACATTCCGACAAATGTATaaacttttctgttttttaaaataattgattAGATGTTTGTCATTTTACCTGATAGATTATGACTCTTATAAAAGCATTCAATATGATTATACTGGGATCAAGTTGGGGGCCTTTTTGTCAGGTAAAGTGTGtaattggaatttttttttttttgggccttGATTATTTTCACTTCGAGTAGAATGATTGCATGAAAGCACccttggaaaaaaaatccatgaTTTTCAACAACAGCGCACATAGGGAGCTAAGGAATTCATCCATAGTGAATTATATAACTTTACAAGAATTATCAAGAGTAACAGTTACATTCTTAAAAGATTATTGGTGTttttttacagtgatttggTAAAAAGAGACTAGCATATAATATTTGAGACTGTACGAAAGGATTAAATTGGGAAAAGGTCGAAACACATGGGCCCAAAGTGAAAAAGACAAAGTCAAGGTAGtggataattaatttgatgGAAAAAGTAAAGGTGGACTAAATTAATATACTCGTGCTTGACACGCGGGCTGGCCTGAAGCCATTGACTAGTAGCATTTTCATGGTAAGAGAGAATAAAACTTcttgttattaaaaaaaatttataaattcgAATTACTAAAAAACAAAGGACAAACAACATTTGCATcaataattttgtaaaatatcaaTTGCATCCCCGTTCTTTCAAGATAGGACATCCGTGTATTTGTTGATTTGGCAGCTAATTCATCGCCACATATACAGTCCTGTAGACGTGGCACCCTTAGAAtattttccaaacaaaaaaaaaatcacttatttttcttaaaaataaagaataagaaaatttaaaaatatcgCATGTAAcaaggaaaagagaagagagatgGTTCCTCCTCTCGAGATGAGATCACCAAAGACCTTTTCTGAGAGGAGGGGGATGCAGTGGTCGATAGAGAACACCCAATCCGCTCTACTCTAATCCCCCTTCTCCTCGAAGATCGAAAGAGGTGGAGCATAACAGATCGGGGCTCTGTGCTGATCTCCTCCTCCATTGGATGAGATCACTAGAGACTTGTCAGGCCTCCGACGATTTTGCATGGGGGGTACTGTGGCAAAAGGCCCTCGACCTGATATGCTCTAAAGAAAGGCAAGGGTGAAGGTAGACGGGGTCCTTCCCCTTTGGCCTTCAGACGAGGTTTATGAGGCCTAATAAGTCTACGACAACCTCATCCTCGGAAAGGGGGCACTGGTGGAATTACCACCAACTTTCCTCCTTCCTTCTCCTAATTAGTagggttttttatttttttagtataataaaattaatttttatcttagaaaatatattaagATTGCCATGCTAGCAGGATTGAACATACGTAGAAGTTTCATCAGCTGCCAAATGAATTTATTCAAAGGCGGTAAGtatctaattttaaaaggagTGTACGTGGtatctatattattattattataatatattaatttgacACACTCACGGATTTCTTCTGTTCGCGCAACGAGAGATTTCCACATAAGCTTATAGCACAAACTCTCAGCTCGTGATTGTACGTCTCTTCGGGTCTCTCTATTAAGTTTTACTTacactttttcaattttctatatatatatatatatatattaatttggcATGCTcttatggatttttttttctgttcgTGTAACGAGAGCCTTCCACATAAGTATACAGTACAAACTCTTAGATCGTAACTTTACGTCTCTTCATATctccttatttatttttactcaaactttttcaattttgttttgAACTCTATAATTTGTATGATTTTATTGGAAGTTCCCAAGAATACTTTCACAATTTAtttagaaatattaattaataaaacaaCTCCCAATGcatttaatttcataattaaaaaatttttaaaaatatcagctaaaaataaaatgcatgaACGGCGTTCCTTTATGACTAGTTTatccaaaatataaaaagtttttcAGTCAAGTCACGGATCCTCCAATGCCATTTTATCTTTTCTGAATGCAACGTACTCTGGTTCATTCGTGTCATACTCCGAAAAATAAGTTCTTCAGACAGTCGATTGCATGTACATAATGTTAGTTGCATCGTGTAGTTTAGTACGCAAAACAGTCAATAGTACGCACATGCAATCAAGTATTTGAAGAGTTTATGaatcaaaatacaataaaaataaattggaGTACAATATGAGTACAATACGTTCAAAATAGGCAAAATAGTACTGGAGAATCCGTGATTCGACTGAAAAATTTCCCTCCAAGATATTACTTCTCCCCAAAGAAAAGAGATTTCCattagggaaaaaaacaaaaaaaaaaggaattattaattaattaataaaataacttAAATTCCGGACGCGAAGCAAGTATGAAATACGGTTCAATAGGGTCGTTGAGATCCGCTCCACACTCCTTATCGGCTCACCCGCATCCCGTACAAAATTTCCTAGCCGCCGACCGAAAACCAGCAGCAATTctctttgtttatttattcaaatataataataacgaGATTCACTCTACGGGCATATTTGTGATTCCGGAGCTGCCGTTCGCCGCCGTGAGCCGAAGACACCGGCCGCCGCTTCAGTCCGTCTCTCTCTGCTGTTTGGCTGCTGCAGTGTATTCCCTCCACAGCCGCTGCCGACGGTTGTCTTGTGGTGGGAGTGGTGCTCCGGGGCCTCTGCTAATTGGTTGTTTTCGCTGTGAGCCCATGCTTTTGGGCGGCGGAGGAGACTCATATGCCGCAGGAAACGTCGCCTTGGGACCGGAGGGAGCTGAAGCGGGAGAGGTCAGAGCCCGTAGCGAGATGGAGGGTCTCACCGCCCTACCGGGGAGGCTCCCGTTCCTTCCATCGGGCCGCCGAATCTCGCAGGCATACGGGTGAGTTCCGGATTTCTCTTTCACGCGATTTGTTGTTCTCTATGTATTGTGCGCGTTGCCTTTCGAGTGAGCGTTTGTTGATTAGGCTGCCGTAGTGTAATAAGAGAGTTCTTGGCGATTGTATTGGGATCACAGAGCTCTCACTGCAGGGGACTAATTTCGCTACGTTTTCCAGTTTAGATCCGAGGGTCCGTTCAGAAGATGCTAGGTTTATCTGGAGCTGCTTCTTTTGCTATTGCTGTTTCGAAGCTCTGTATGAATCTTGTTCTTGGAGGTTGGAGCTTCATTATCCCAAATACAACTCGCCTTGTTTTTGTGCGAATCTTGGTCTATGTAGCGATAGAGCCGGCTTTTTGTGATTATATCAATATCCCGTCTTGATAAGCTGACAAGCAGTTTTCTAATGCACCGGGTGTTCATCATTGATTGATAGAACTCAGAAGAGACTTATGGGTAATATTGGCTCCTTAGATTTCTGTAGAGGATCTTTTTTAGggcaataaaatattcttctttgcttggtttttgggaaGAATCTATACTTTGCCTTGTTGATttgaggaaattttttttttcttttttaaatattttctgaAGGTCATGGTAAGCAGGGTGGTTGGCACCAGTACCCAGAGGAGACTGGTCACAGATATGCACCTTATCGGTCTTTTAGCAAGACGATAGCTGTTCGAGGAGATGGAAAATACAGTCGAGGCTATAGAGACAATAGAGGGTTGTTTGACCGGAGGGAATACCGGGGAGAACACTCTTGGGAAACAAGTAGAAGGTCTTTCTCAACAATGCCGAAGCCATATGATGATGGTGATATTATGAGGTTAGTTGATCTGTATACATCCTCCTTACTGTCCattcgggaaaaaaaaatgaaatttctcgTGCTATATCTTTCTGCTGAGTTTAATCTATTGCAccctaaataaataaatggagtGGACTCTCATCGGCTTCATTTCAGAGATCAGCACAGCAAGAGGAGTGCAACTCGGTTGAGCCCCAGCCagaaaattgaggaaaaaaggTTTGTCGACTCCACTGAGTGGAAGGATCGAAGGTGGATGAATTCAGGGAGGTTGCCTTCCAGAGGTTCAGGTCTTGGCCATTCTAGTGGCTCCAAAAGGGCAAGCCGCATCGAGTTGGTGGAGAAGAATGTGGAATATGAATCAAAGAGTGTTATTCCTCGCCAGTCTTCCACAGAAGATGTTGCTGATTGTATGTATTCAATTGGCCAATCTGAAGGGCTGACTCCGAAAAAGAAGCCTCGTCTGAGATGGGGCGAGGGACTTGCTAAgtatgaaaaaaagaaggttgAAGACCCTGTTGATACTCCAATGGATAGAGATATACAGTCCAACCAGTCAACACGCTTGGATGCTACTGGCAGAACTTCTGGAGTCTTGGGAGTTTTGGAAAGTTCATCTCCTGCAACAGCGTCCTCTCTTGCTCTTATTTCCTTACCGGGTATGCTCTCTTGACgtatcgatttttttttttttcagttaataCAATTGTTTGAGATGTTtacattttacttttcttgtcCTATATATGCTTATGATTGTAATCAATGTCAATAGGTACCCTACTAGTTGCAGTGACTGTACAATTGATTCTATCCATTTAGACTtgtgaatatatttattagtgATGTTGGTAGTGACTGAATGGCTTTAGTGACCATCTGCTGCATTTGTTGAACTTGTGGTAGTCATTCTTGCAGTGGATACTTTTATTTTGCTTCAGCTGAAAAAATATGGAATCATCATCCGTCACTTTAACATTTTGTTGCATGCAATTTTTTGCtgtttgaaatttattttgattgccAGATCTTTGTAGAAAGTTTATGGATTAACCTTTTGCGGTTGCTTCTTCTAAATCTGTGCATTTTAAACAGATATGGAGGACAAGTTGATAGGGACCATGAAGATGGGTGGTCAAGTTGATGGTGTATCTGAATTACCAGTTGCCATGTCCCAGAGTACACACCAAGGGTTCTCTGCTACTTCAGATGAGCTGGATATAAGTTCAATTGCTAGTGGGGACCCATTGCTTGTACAGTTGCTTCAGTGTAATGATATTTCGTTGGATTCCAATCTTCTGTCAACTTTGGTGGATAAATTGGTGCTTATGAAAGAGAATGTTTCAAAGGTGTTGCTGACGACGGAGTCTCAGATTGATTCGCTCGAGAATGAATTGAAGTCCATTGTTTCTGAGCATGAAGATGTCTGTGCTAGCCCAATATCCAGTTCGTTTGCAGTCAAGGACTATTTTAGATGTAGCCTAGGAGAGGATGGTGTTGCCTCTGTCGTCTCACAACCTGATCCTGTACAAACTGTTACTTGTGCAAATAGTTGTGCCGAGGAGCTGTGTTATGTGAAGGGGACTCGGTCTGATAGTCACGTTGCAGCTACTTTCAATACAGCGGTGCAAGACAACCATATGGCGAGTCAGGATGCAGCCCAAAGGACAGTAGTAGAAATGGTAAAGGTGGTGTCTGGATCAGAAAGTATGGAGACTAGTAAGTCACTCGAGCATGTCAAGTTCCTCGGGAGTGCAGAAAATACATTATATGATCTGATATTTTCTTCAAATAAGGAAGCTGCAAATAGATCATCATTTGAAGTATTTAGTGACTTAGTACTGAGGAATCATGATAAGCTTGACGTTGCGAAGATCTCTTGCTCGCCGGATGATTCGAGAATAAGAGAGAAGTTTACCCAGAGAAAACGTTTTTTGACATTTAAGGAGAGGGTCCTTGCACTCAAGTATAAGACTTTTCACTACCTCTGGCAGAAAGATATACATGCTCTTTCTGCGATGAATAAGTTGGGATCTCAGAAGAAACTTGAGTCTAGCTCGCGGATAAGAATTGGTGGGTGCCAGAAGCCTAGGTCCTCGATTCACCCGTGTGTGTCATCCTCAGGTACGAATGTAGATATAAGATGTTTTTGTTTTAGAGCTTTAGGGTGGACATTTGCTTATTCGTCATTCTgctttgaatttttctttgaaCAGGAATTATGGGCCAGCTCTCGAAGAAGGAGACAATTCATTACATAAGCAAGCTGGTCAGAGATTCCTGTTGGAGAATTTACAGAGAAGCTCTGAAGATGCCTGCGTTTGATTTGGATGAAAGGGCGGAGATAGCGTCAAGGTTTATCTCTTACAATGGGTTAGTGGAAGACCCCTGTGCAGTTGAGAAGGAAAGAACCGTGATCAACCCCTGGACTGCAGAGGAGAGAGCAATGTTCCTGGAAAAGTTCGGAAAGTATGGCAAGGATTTCAGGAAGATAGCTACGTTTCTTAAGCACAAGACCACTGCTGATTGTGTTGAATTTTATTATAGAAACCACAAATCTGACCTTTTCCAGGGAGTGAAGAAGAAGCTTGGTACGAGGGCACGACCACAGTTACTTCCTGCCAACACTTACCTGGTAACTCCAGGGAAATTGAGGAATCGCGAGGTCAATGCAGCCAATTTACTCAGTGAAGCTTCTCTTGGGGCCTCTCAAGATCAAGCTGAAGCTGGTGGTGGCAAGTTAGACTGGGAAAGTTGTCATAGAAGGTCGTTTTTGCGTCCATGCAGTAACTCTAGATCATCACATATTGATGCTCCTGATGATGAGAGGGAAGCAGTTGCAGCTGATGTTTTGACCCAAATACGCAGCTCTGTGGTCCATGTCAAGAACTGCGGGGAGAAGGATCTATCTGATTGGACGGATGTGGAGAAATCAATCTTTATGCGGGCTGTGTCACATTATGGCAAGGATTTTGCGATGATATCGCAGTATGTGAAGACAAGGTCAAAGGACCAGTGTAGGGCGTTCTATAATAAGGCCCGGAAGTGCCTCAAATTGGACAAGATGCTCCCAGGCCCTGCAGGGAAGTGCCTGAATTGCGATGCCAATGAAGGCAGTGATGGCCCCGATGGTCCACAGGTTGTTAAGATTGCTGGAGCTATTTGTAAGAATGATTCAGTCACGGGTAAGAGTCAGGACTTGCCCGTTTCTGTTAAGATGGAAACTGCTGATGCAGTTGATTGTGGCTTACCAACTGACCTGAAGGAGACTGCCGATGGAAGTTGTCTGATGGGAAGTCGGGTCTGTGAAGAAAAATGCTCGAGAGTTTCAGTGAAGGGCCATGATACTGTCCCTGAGATGAAATTGAGCAAGCACGTCTCTGATCAATCTCTGGGAGCATCAGAGAGGTGGTTAGCTCATTTGCCTGCTGATTCAAGTCCTTGTTCGGTTTTCAGTCTTGGTTCTGAATCCAAGGATCGGTCCCTAGTTGAGACAGATCAAGTTGAAAAGCCTCTACTAGCGATTCTCACAGATTCTGCATCCTTTCAGTGTGTCAAAATGAAGACCCTGAACAGCAATAATCAGCCAGAAAATGGAGGGCAGTGGAGTCATGATACCAAAGGTAAGGTGCAGAATCTGCAAGAATCGGAAAACTCGAGTCACGGCAGCGATTTCAAGCTCTTTGGGAGAAGAATACTTACTTGCACACCTCAGAATTATCCAGATTTGAGCATTCACGAGGAGGACAAGAAACGGGTCCTCAAGGCTACCCAAAGTTTGACCGGCAGCAGCAACAAGGGACGAAACTCATCATTGCTGAAGTTCGATCCTGATGACCATACCAGCCTTGAGAATGTTTCTATCGGGAGCTATGGTTACTGGGATGGGACTAGAATCCGTACTGTTCCATCACTGCCCAATTCTGCTTTCTTGTTGGCTAAGTATCCTGCCGCATTCAGCAAGAACCCATTACAGGAATTGGCAAACAGCAGTGAATTTAACATTAATAATTGCAGTGGTCCCTCGATTATTCCTGCTTGGATGTAACTGTAAAGCAGTGTCACAACGCATACTTAGGAGGGCAACAATGCAACGGTCTAGAGAAGATATCAGGGCTAAAGCAGCAGGGAGGGAGTGCAATGGACGGGATGAACTTAGGAGTTAAGAGGTGTCTTAGCAGGCATGTCATGCACCGACTTGTCTGATCCTGTGGCTGCTGTTAAGTTGCACTTTGCTCTGATGAACCAGTTTTGGGGGCAGGGAGTAAGTTTAACCCGAGAAGACTCTCCAAGAGATGCAGCAAGCATGAAGACTTGGCTTTTTTGAGTTCTCGAAAAAATGGCCAGGATTTTGAAAGCTTGCTACTGTGCAATAACATGCCCCTTTTTTGTTTAGCCTAGAGCAGTTGATTAAGGTATTTACAATTTCAATTCTTATGTCAATTTTCGAACTTGAAGTTTGATTATTTTGGTCAGGTGATCTCTGTACGTGCTCCTAATGTTGTCGCAGCAGCAGCAGTTTTGTGATTACTCTAATTTCATGAAATGTTACGTCTAGTAGCAGATTTTCGTGCATGGAGTTGAATCTGAAATTCAAAGTTATGAAAGACTCTGACCTCTAAAGGTTTGATACCTGCGAGGAGTTGTTTTTTGCATTACCGATTCTCAGCTTTTCAAATTATCGATTCTCAACTCCCTATCCCACAGCCAGAGACCGGAGGAGGCATCTATACCTGCTCGTAGTCATATTTACTCTGTTAAGACAGTATCCCTAGTGTTCTATGAGAGAAGCGTTTGGTTTGACAGCTAAACGGTAGCGACGCGATTTAAATGTGATAAGAATGGTCATCCTACCGGCTTCAGAATCTGATCGAG
This region includes:
- the LOC116188456 gene encoding uncharacterized protein LOC116188456 isoform X2, producing the protein MLGLSGAASFAIAVSKLCMNLVLGGHGKQGGWHQYPEETGHRYAPYRSFSKTIAVRGDGKYSRGYRDNRGLFDRREYRGEHSWETSRRSFSTMPKPYDDGDIMRDQHSKRSATRLSPSQKIEEKRFVDSTEWKDRRWMNSGRLPSRGSGLGHSSGSKRASRIELVEKNVEYESKSVIPRQSSTEDVADCMYSIGQSEGLTPKKKPRLRWGEGLAKYEKKKVEDPVDTPMDRDIQSNQSTRLDATGRTSGVLGVLESSSPATASSLALISLPDMEDKLIGTMKMGGQVDGVSELPVAMSQSTHQGFSATSDELDISSIASGDPLLVQLLQCNDISLDSNLLSTLVDKLVLMKENVSKVLLTTESQIDSLENELKSIVSEHEDVCASPISSSFAVKDYFRCSLGEDGVASVVSQPDPVQTVTCANSCAEELCYVKGTRSDSHVAATFNTAVQDNHMASQDAAQRTVVEMVKVVSGSESMETSKSLEHVKFLGSAENTLYDLIFSSNKEAANRSSFEVFSDLVLRNHDKLDVAKISCSPDDSRIREKFTQRKRFLTFKERVLALKYKTFHYLWQKDIHALSAMNKLGSQKKLESSSRIRIGGCQKPRSSIHPCVSSSGIMGQLSKKETIHYISKLVRDSCWRIYREALKMPAFDLDERAEIASRFISYNGLVEDPCAVEKERTVINPWTAEERAMFLEKFGKYGKDFRKIATFLKHKTTADCVEFYYRNHKSDLFQGVKKKLGTRARPQLLPANTYLVTPGKLRNREVNAANLLSEASLGASQDQAEAGGGKLDWESCHRRSFLRPCSNSRSSHIDAPDDEREAVAADVLTQIRSSVVHVKNCGEKDLSDWTDVEKSIFMRAVSHYGKDFAMISQYVKTRSKDQCRAFYNKARKCLKLDKMLPGPAGKCLNCDANEGSDGPDGPQVVKIAGAICKNDSVTGKSQDLPVSVKMETADAVDCGLPTDLKETADGSCLMGSRVCEEKCSRVSVKGHDTVPEMKLSKHVSDQSLGASERWLAHLPADSSPCSVFSLGSESKDRSLVETDQVEKPLLAILTDSASFQCVKMKTLNSNNQPENGGQWSHDTKGKVQNLQESENSSHGSDFKLFGRRILTCTPQNYPDLSIHEEDKKRVLKATQSLTGSSNKGRNSSLLKFDPDDHTSLENVSIGSYGYWDGTRIRTVPSLPNSAFLLAKYPAAFSKNPLQELANSSEFNINNCSGPSIIPAWM
- the LOC116188456 gene encoding uncharacterized protein LOC116188456 isoform X1; protein product: MPQETSPWDRRELKRERSEPVARWRVSPPYRGGSRSFHRAAESRRHTGHGKQGGWHQYPEETGHRYAPYRSFSKTIAVRGDGKYSRGYRDNRGLFDRREYRGEHSWETSRRSFSTMPKPYDDGDIMRDQHSKRSATRLSPSQKIEEKRFVDSTEWKDRRWMNSGRLPSRGSGLGHSSGSKRASRIELVEKNVEYESKSVIPRQSSTEDVADCMYSIGQSEGLTPKKKPRLRWGEGLAKYEKKKVEDPVDTPMDRDIQSNQSTRLDATGRTSGVLGVLESSSPATASSLALISLPDMEDKLIGTMKMGGQVDGVSELPVAMSQSTHQGFSATSDELDISSIASGDPLLVQLLQCNDISLDSNLLSTLVDKLVLMKENVSKVLLTTESQIDSLENELKSIVSEHEDVCASPISSSFAVKDYFRCSLGEDGVASVVSQPDPVQTVTCANSCAEELCYVKGTRSDSHVAATFNTAVQDNHMASQDAAQRTVVEMVKVVSGSESMETSKSLEHVKFLGSAENTLYDLIFSSNKEAANRSSFEVFSDLVLRNHDKLDVAKISCSPDDSRIREKFTQRKRFLTFKERVLALKYKTFHYLWQKDIHALSAMNKLGSQKKLESSSRIRIGGCQKPRSSIHPCVSSSGIMGQLSKKETIHYISKLVRDSCWRIYREALKMPAFDLDERAEIASRFISYNGLVEDPCAVEKERTVINPWTAEERAMFLEKFGKYGKDFRKIATFLKHKTTADCVEFYYRNHKSDLFQGVKKKLGTRARPQLLPANTYLVTPGKLRNREVNAANLLSEASLGASQDQAEAGGGKLDWESCHRRSFLRPCSNSRSSHIDAPDDEREAVAADVLTQIRSSVVHVKNCGEKDLSDWTDVEKSIFMRAVSHYGKDFAMISQYVKTRSKDQCRAFYNKARKCLKLDKMLPGPAGKCLNCDANEGSDGPDGPQVVKIAGAICKNDSVTGKSQDLPVSVKMETADAVDCGLPTDLKETADGSCLMGSRVCEEKCSRVSVKGHDTVPEMKLSKHVSDQSLGASERWLAHLPADSSPCSVFSLGSESKDRSLVETDQVEKPLLAILTDSASFQCVKMKTLNSNNQPENGGQWSHDTKGKVQNLQESENSSHGSDFKLFGRRILTCTPQNYPDLSIHEEDKKRVLKATQSLTGSSNKGRNSSLLKFDPDDHTSLENVSIGSYGYWDGTRIRTVPSLPNSAFLLAKYPAAFSKNPLQELANSSEFNINNCSGPSIIPAWM